A genome region from Alicyclobacillus acidocaldarius subsp. acidocaldarius DSM 446 includes the following:
- a CDS encoding late competence development ComFB family protein: MPIVNMTEVLARQILKDPELQKLLPCHCDQCLDDVLAMALNHLPPRYATTDEGQLYVQVEYLRPQLRSDILRELTQAALRVSSHPHHPGSGDADASPAEDEGGLRA; encoded by the coding sequence ATGCCCATCGTCAATATGACCGAGGTGCTGGCGAGGCAGATCTTGAAGGATCCGGAGCTTCAGAAGCTGCTGCCGTGCCATTGCGATCAATGCCTCGACGACGTCCTGGCGATGGCGCTGAACCACCTGCCTCCGCGCTACGCCACGACGGATGAGGGGCAGCTCTACGTTCAGGTGGAGTATCTGCGGCCCCAACTTCGATCCGACATCCTCCGCGAGCTGACCCAGGCGGCGCTTCGGGTATCGAGCCACCCGCATCACCCGGGCTCGGGCGATGCAGATGCGTCGCCGGCGGAAGACGAGGGCGGATTGCGCGCATGA
- the tadA gene encoding tRNA adenosine(34) deaminase TadA has protein sequence MMEQAADERFMRRALELAEEAARWGEVPVGAVVVENGRIVGEGFNRRETWRDGTAHAEMLAIEEASRRLGGWRLTNCVLYVTLEPCPMCAGAIVLSRVQRVVYGATDAKGGAVASKVRLLEPGLWNHAPQITSGILADDCAKLLTDFFRKRRLKRRDGEVS, from the coding sequence ATGATGGAACAGGCAGCCGACGAGCGGTTCATGCGCCGGGCGCTGGAACTGGCGGAGGAGGCGGCTCGCTGGGGCGAGGTGCCCGTGGGCGCCGTGGTAGTGGAGAACGGGCGCATCGTCGGCGAGGGGTTCAACCGCCGGGAGACGTGGCGGGATGGGACGGCGCACGCGGAGATGTTGGCCATCGAGGAGGCGAGCCGTCGGCTGGGCGGCTGGCGCTTGACAAATTGCGTCTTATATGTCACACTTGAGCCTTGTCCGATGTGTGCCGGAGCCATCGTCCTGTCGCGGGTGCAACGCGTCGTGTACGGCGCGACGGATGCGAAGGGCGGGGCCGTGGCGTCCAAGGTCCGGCTTTTGGAGCCGGGGCTCTGGAATCACGCGCCGCAAATTACCTCTGGCATTCTGGCGGACGATTGTGCTAAACTATTAACGGACTTCTTCCGGAAGCGCCGACTGAAGCGGCGCGACGGGGAAGTGTCCTGA
- a CDS encoding two-component system sensor histidine kinase NtrB has protein sequence MLVRGARKSSAVRESLSGQVNLIHAGVVFLSKDLLIRLENRLAKDLFGWTEERCIAPLYEVLPIDSEEYQLLCRIVVEDCEYRDVVVKWEAGGTVRHVLMDSFVARHAETDEAGVYVVLRDMGNFALLNQHTEKIERIATIGRLAAGVAHEIRNPLTTIKGFLQLLEQRLERVDMFDEIAYIRVMMQEIERVNALVTELLLLSKPQDMTWTTVSVSEVLGHLRPWLDEEARKRGVETVYEVPADLELQADRGMMDQLFAHLARNAIEAMDKGGRLTIRARAEEGRVEIEFSDTGPGIPYYLFDRIFDVFYTTKEKGTGLGLAICQRIVADHGGHIRVSSKGFGTTFTVSLPQTRSSSLQVIRHRQSS, from the coding sequence ATGCTTGTGCGCGGCGCACGCAAGTCGAGCGCGGTTCGTGAATCGCTCTCCGGGCAAGTGAACCTCATCCACGCGGGCGTGGTATTTCTCTCGAAAGACCTGCTCATTCGCCTGGAGAACCGGCTCGCCAAGGACTTGTTCGGGTGGACGGAAGAACGATGCATCGCGCCTCTTTACGAGGTTTTGCCGATAGATTCTGAGGAATACCAATTGCTCTGCCGCATCGTGGTCGAGGACTGCGAGTATCGGGACGTGGTCGTCAAGTGGGAGGCGGGCGGCACGGTTCGCCACGTCCTCATGGACTCGTTCGTCGCGCGTCACGCGGAGACGGATGAAGCGGGCGTGTACGTCGTGCTGCGGGACATGGGCAACTTCGCGCTGCTCAACCAACACACGGAGAAAATTGAGCGCATCGCGACCATCGGGCGCCTGGCTGCGGGCGTGGCGCACGAAATTCGCAACCCGTTGACGACCATCAAGGGATTCCTCCAGTTGCTCGAGCAGCGCCTCGAGCGCGTGGACATGTTCGACGAGATCGCGTACATCCGCGTGATGATGCAGGAAATTGAGCGGGTCAACGCGCTCGTGACGGAGCTTTTACTGCTGTCAAAGCCGCAGGACATGACGTGGACCACGGTGTCTGTATCTGAGGTGCTCGGCCACCTGCGCCCTTGGCTCGACGAGGAGGCCCGCAAGCGGGGCGTCGAGACGGTGTACGAGGTTCCGGCCGATCTCGAACTGCAGGCGGATCGCGGCATGATGGATCAGCTGTTCGCCCATCTCGCGAGAAACGCCATCGAGGCGATGGACAAAGGCGGACGGCTCACCATTCGCGCTCGCGCGGAAGAAGGGCGCGTGGAGATCGAGTTCTCCGACACAGGTCCAGGGATTCCGTACTACCTCTTCGACCGCATCTTCGACGTGTTCTACACCACGAAGGAGAAGGGCACGGGCCTCGGTCTCGCCATCTGTCAGCGCATCGTGGCCGATCACGGCGGGCACATTCGCGTGAGTTCGAAAGGGTTCGGCACGACGTTCACGGTGTCGCTGCCGCAGACGAGATCGTCGTCGCTCCAGGTGATTCGCCACCGCCAGTCGTCCTGA
- the dnaX gene encoding DNA polymerase III subunit gamma/tau: MAYQALYRAYRPQTFEDLVGQPHVRQTLTNALKSGQLAHAYLFCGPRGTGKTSTAKLLAKAVNCLQPRDGFEPCNACEACTSIQRGSNVDVQEIDAASNRGVDEIRDLRDHVHYLPTMAKKKVYIVDEVHMLTPEAFNALLKTLEEPPAHVLFVLATTEPHRLPATIISRCQRFDFRRIAPEAIVERLRLVAQSQGIEAADSALWRLAEAADGGLRDALALFEQAAAFGNGRIDDTTVADVVGSVDIGSLVALVGDLAGRSFLSAMDRLGRWYASGKDASRIVHDLLQVVRDLFIVKLSQSPDALAGKPVDPYQPVASRDDVTVDWLLAAMRKLGELYTQLRYVEEPRLALEAVLMGLAAERRSKDDVDPAGSIEPARTGAAARREGRPPEQPAQADADLPVQASAPAPPAPEVAQGDPDAREAVTRSAPARAAAHRKRETLARLYRDRDEALEARLREMWQDVLASVKAKRVQTHAWLLHGEVALATPRAVVLSFKSRIHREAVMKPADRAAIEAALAEALGQPVHLFAILQADWEEFAASLAPALAEEAGSREDGEAPSTDVVQLAIDLFGADKVTVEDEGDDR; this comes from the coding sequence ATGGCGTACCAGGCACTCTACCGCGCGTATCGCCCGCAGACGTTCGAGGACTTGGTCGGACAGCCTCATGTGCGCCAGACCTTGACCAACGCGCTGAAAAGCGGGCAGCTGGCGCATGCATACCTGTTTTGCGGGCCGCGCGGTACGGGAAAGACAAGCACCGCGAAGCTCTTGGCCAAGGCGGTCAACTGTCTGCAGCCGAGAGACGGCTTCGAGCCCTGTAACGCCTGCGAGGCCTGCACGAGCATTCAGCGCGGATCGAACGTGGATGTGCAGGAAATTGACGCCGCGTCCAACCGCGGCGTGGACGAGATCCGGGATCTGCGCGATCACGTCCATTACCTCCCCACGATGGCGAAGAAGAAGGTCTACATCGTGGACGAGGTCCACATGCTGACGCCGGAGGCGTTCAACGCGCTCCTCAAGACGCTGGAGGAGCCGCCGGCGCACGTCTTGTTTGTGCTCGCCACCACGGAGCCCCACCGCCTTCCTGCGACCATCATCTCGAGGTGCCAGCGATTCGATTTCCGCCGCATCGCGCCGGAAGCCATTGTGGAGCGCCTGCGCCTCGTGGCGCAGAGCCAGGGGATTGAAGCGGCCGATTCCGCGCTGTGGCGGCTTGCTGAAGCGGCCGACGGGGGATTGCGCGACGCGCTCGCGCTGTTTGAACAGGCGGCGGCGTTTGGGAACGGCCGGATCGATGACACAACCGTCGCCGATGTGGTGGGCAGCGTCGATATCGGATCGCTCGTGGCGCTCGTGGGCGATCTCGCCGGGCGCTCGTTCCTCTCGGCCATGGACAGGCTCGGGCGCTGGTACGCGTCGGGCAAGGATGCGAGCCGCATCGTGCACGACCTGTTGCAAGTGGTGCGCGATTTGTTTATCGTCAAGCTGTCGCAAAGCCCGGACGCCCTCGCCGGCAAGCCTGTGGATCCGTATCAACCGGTGGCGTCCCGCGATGACGTCACAGTAGACTGGCTGCTGGCCGCCATGCGCAAGCTGGGCGAACTCTACACGCAGCTTCGATACGTGGAAGAGCCGCGTTTGGCGCTCGAAGCGGTGCTGATGGGCCTCGCGGCCGAGAGGCGGTCCAAAGACGACGTGGATCCGGCGGGTTCCATCGAACCGGCGCGCACGGGTGCCGCCGCCCGGCGGGAGGGACGCCCACCCGAGCAGCCGGCTCAAGCCGACGCCGATTTGCCCGTTCAGGCGTCCGCCCCGGCGCCTCCGGCGCCCGAAGTTGCGCAGGGCGATCCGGATGCGCGTGAGGCGGTGACTCGATCCGCCCCCGCCCGCGCGGCCGCGCACCGCAAGCGCGAGACGCTGGCGCGGCTGTATCGCGATCGCGACGAGGCGCTCGAGGCGCGGCTGCGGGAGATGTGGCAGGACGTGCTCGCGTCCGTGAAGGCGAAACGCGTGCAGACGCACGCTTGGCTTTTGCACGGGGAGGTGGCGCTCGCCACGCCGCGCGCCGTGGTGCTGTCATTCAAGAGCCGCATTCACCGCGAGGCCGTCATGAAACCGGCGGATCGCGCGGCCATCGAAGCCGCGCTCGCCGAGGCGCTCGGACAACCTGTGCATCTCTTTGCCATCCTGCAGGCCGACTGGGAGGAGTTTGCGGCGTCTTTGGCTCCGGCCCTCGCCGAGGAAGCCGGATCGCGCGAAGACGGCGAGGCGCCGTCGACGGATGTGGTCCAGTTGGCCATCGACCTGTTTGGAGCTGACAAAGTGACCGTGGAAGACGAGGGAGACGACCGATGA
- a CDS encoding YbaB/EbfC family nucleoid-associated protein has product MKNMNQLMRQAKKMQEEILKAQASLAEKVVEGTAGGGAVKVRMNGHKDVVAVEIDKSVVSPDDVDMLQDLILVAIQDASQKANDLVEEVMGKYTRGLNLPGMF; this is encoded by the coding sequence ATGAAAAACATGAACCAGTTGATGCGCCAGGCGAAAAAGATGCAGGAAGAAATCCTGAAGGCCCAGGCGTCGCTCGCGGAAAAAGTGGTCGAAGGCACGGCGGGCGGCGGCGCCGTCAAGGTGCGGATGAACGGGCACAAGGACGTGGTGGCGGTCGAGATCGACAAGAGCGTCGTGTCGCCGGATGACGTGGACATGCTCCAGGACCTCATCCTCGTGGCCATTCAGGACGCTTCTCAGAAGGCGAACGATCTCGTCGAAGAAGTCATGGGCAAGTACACGCGCGGCCTCAATCTACCGGGGATGTTCTGA
- the recR gene encoding recombination mediator RecR — protein MYGYPEPVARAIEHFMKLPGVGPKTAARLAFHVLEMSEADVKAFAKALIDLKTGLTECAVCCNITEASPCAICRDPRRDRRVICVVQEPRDVIAMERTREYHGLYHVLHGAISPMEGVGPQDIRIRELVTRVGENEIEEVILATNPNVEGEATAMYISRLLKPFQVKLTRIAHGLPVGGDLEYADEVTLAKALEGRRAL, from the coding sequence ATGTACGGGTACCCGGAGCCGGTGGCGCGGGCCATCGAACATTTCATGAAGTTGCCCGGCGTTGGGCCGAAGACTGCCGCGCGCCTGGCATTTCACGTGCTGGAGATGAGCGAGGCCGACGTTAAAGCCTTCGCCAAGGCGCTGATCGATCTCAAGACGGGGCTCACAGAGTGCGCCGTCTGCTGCAACATCACGGAAGCGTCTCCGTGCGCCATCTGCCGAGACCCACGCCGAGACCGGCGCGTCATCTGCGTCGTGCAGGAGCCGCGGGACGTGATCGCGATGGAGCGCACGCGCGAGTATCATGGGCTGTACCACGTGCTGCACGGCGCCATCTCGCCGATGGAGGGCGTGGGCCCGCAGGACATTCGGATTCGGGAACTGGTGACGCGAGTGGGCGAGAACGAGATTGAGGAAGTCATCCTCGCCACCAACCCGAACGTCGAAGGCGAGGCGACGGCGATGTACATCTCGCGCCTGTTGAAGCCGTTCCAGGTCAAGCTGACGCGCATCGCGCATGGCTTGCCGGTGGGCGGCGATCTCGAGTACGCGGACGAGGTCACGCTCGCGAAGGCCCTCGAGGGCAGGCGGGCGCTGTAG
- the mscL gene encoding large conductance mechanosensitive channel protein MscL, with the protein MFREFFKDFRAFIRRGNVMDLAVAVIIGGAFGQMVTALVNDVIMPPIGLLLGKVDFSNLYINLSKKHYPSLAAAKAAGAPIIQYGLFLNTVVNFLIVSLVIFVAIRQLSRLKKPEPVKAPNTKTCRFCRSEIPLEALRCAYCTSFVEGEVEEA; encoded by the coding sequence GTGTTTCGGGAGTTTTTCAAGGACTTTCGAGCGTTTATCCGACGCGGGAACGTGATGGATCTGGCCGTCGCTGTCATCATTGGCGGGGCGTTTGGGCAGATGGTCACCGCGCTCGTCAATGACGTCATCATGCCGCCCATTGGGCTTTTGCTTGGCAAAGTCGACTTCAGCAACCTGTACATCAATCTGTCCAAGAAGCATTATCCATCTCTCGCCGCGGCCAAAGCCGCCGGTGCCCCTATCATCCAGTACGGGTTGTTCCTCAACACGGTCGTCAATTTTCTGATTGTCTCGCTTGTGATCTTCGTCGCGATCCGGCAGCTCAGCCGGCTGAAGAAGCCGGAACCTGTGAAGGCTCCGAACACGAAGACCTGCCGTTTTTGCCGATCCGAGATTCCGCTCGAGGCTCTACGCTGCGCGTATTGCACCTCGTTTGTGGAGGGCGAAGTCGAGGAGGCGTAG
- a CDS encoding GntR family transcriptional regulator, producing MTAIQRSEPLVKQVYKYLYHAILSGEFRPRDKVVETHIAERLQVSRSPVREAIRLLIQRDLLVEDADGVRVFQPTQRDFAELYEMRLALEPVAAERAAENAHSTCVAALHENVKQTEQALALGDWDSIVALNKEFHECIWQMSGNRRILKAMQEITDLVQFYWRALLDIPNLDIQIVGDHQQIVQYIERRDSAGAHTAMKQHVAKDLRVISERFRDAKNAFKEQILDEA from the coding sequence GTGACGGCCATTCAGCGGAGCGAGCCTTTGGTCAAGCAAGTGTACAAGTATCTCTACCACGCCATCTTGTCGGGGGAATTTCGTCCTCGTGACAAGGTGGTGGAGACTCACATTGCGGAAAGGCTTCAAGTCAGTCGAAGCCCCGTTCGCGAAGCGATAAGACTTCTGATCCAACGGGATCTTCTTGTGGAGGATGCGGACGGAGTTCGAGTATTTCAACCTACGCAGCGCGACTTCGCGGAACTGTATGAGATGAGGCTCGCCCTTGAACCGGTGGCAGCTGAGCGTGCTGCCGAGAACGCGCATTCGACTTGTGTTGCTGCGCTTCATGAGAACGTTAAACAAACTGAACAGGCGCTTGCCCTCGGAGACTGGGACAGCATTGTGGCACTCAACAAGGAGTTCCACGAATGCATATGGCAGATGTCTGGGAATCGAAGGATTCTCAAAGCTATGCAGGAAATTACCGATCTCGTCCAGTTCTATTGGCGAGCACTTCTCGACATCCCTAATCTGGATATTCAAATCGTGGGAGACCACCAGCAAATCGTCCAATACATTGAAAGGAGGGATTCTGCTGGAGCACATACCGCTATGAAGCAACACGTAGCCAAAGATCTTAGGGTCATATCAGAACGCTTTCGAGACGCAAAGAATGCCTTTAAAGAACAAATCTTAGATGAAGCTTAA
- a CDS encoding ABC transporter substrate-binding protein, producing MKRSRWFSAFAAMSLVGMVTGCGQMETLPASANSPASEAADARMTTLTVGLQADPATLDPALSSALVDRQVMANIYDTLFSLTPSGKIVPNLVESYSVSKDGLVYTFQLRRGIKFQDGTPFNAEAVKFNLMRDMSPTSARKSELSSIASIETPATYTVVIHLSHPYSPLLAVLTDRAGMMVSPTAVKKEGANYADRPVGTGPFMFSSRVKGDHITLIANPHYWKGKPKLSGVTFKIFTDPNVEITNLENGSIQLADQVPSQQLPILEKNSNFVVSNKPGIGYQGIYLNVSQPPFNNKYLRLAVDAAINRSLLVNVALKGEATPAWGPFSPESPVFDRALDLPPAPNSQLVGKYLKEAGDPNGFSFTLQTANNPVSTEIAQIVQSMLQPYHIQMNIQQLEFGTLLANNTNHDFQASALGWSGRIDPDNNAYQFWHTGGAQNGSNFSDPTADKLLDEARETLSMTQRKVYYDEFVQELHRQDPYIFLYFPNNTYAYTKQLHGFQSYPDGVFRLYSMWLS from the coding sequence ATGAAACGCAGTCGATGGTTCAGTGCGTTCGCAGCGATGTCGCTCGTGGGGATGGTTACCGGATGCGGACAAATGGAAACCTTACCCGCGTCGGCCAACTCCCCTGCTTCTGAGGCCGCTGATGCTCGCATGACGACGCTCACGGTCGGTCTGCAGGCGGATCCAGCCACACTCGATCCAGCGCTCTCAAGTGCTCTCGTCGACCGTCAGGTAATGGCCAACATTTATGACACGCTCTTCTCCCTCACACCGAGCGGAAAAATCGTCCCGAATCTCGTTGAATCGTATTCCGTGTCCAAGGACGGCCTTGTATACACATTTCAGCTCCGACGAGGTATCAAATTTCAGGATGGAACACCGTTCAACGCAGAGGCAGTTAAGTTTAACTTGATGCGTGATATGTCCCCTACATCTGCAAGAAAAAGCGAGCTCTCCTCTATCGCGAGCATCGAAACTCCGGCGACGTATACGGTTGTCATACATCTCTCGCATCCTTATAGTCCTCTGCTCGCTGTCCTGACGGATCGCGCTGGCATGATGGTTTCGCCGACGGCAGTGAAGAAAGAAGGGGCCAACTATGCTGACCGTCCCGTTGGAACAGGGCCATTCATGTTTTCCAGTCGTGTGAAAGGCGACCACATCACACTGATTGCGAATCCGCATTATTGGAAAGGTAAGCCAAAACTGAGTGGGGTTACATTCAAAATTTTCACAGATCCGAATGTCGAAATCACCAATCTGGAAAATGGGAGCATCCAGCTTGCGGACCAGGTTCCATCGCAACAACTTCCTATTCTCGAAAAGAACTCGAATTTCGTGGTCTCAAACAAACCTGGTATTGGGTATCAAGGGATTTATTTAAATGTATCCCAGCCGCCATTTAACAACAAATATTTGCGCTTAGCTGTCGATGCGGCCATCAATCGTTCGCTACTCGTGAATGTCGCATTGAAAGGAGAGGCGACTCCTGCTTGGGGGCCATTCAGTCCTGAATCTCCCGTCTTTGACCGTGCCCTGGATCTGCCGCCTGCGCCAAACTCTCAGCTCGTGGGGAAGTACTTGAAGGAAGCTGGAGATCCAAATGGCTTCAGCTTCACGCTCCAAACGGCAAATAATCCTGTTTCGACTGAAATCGCGCAGATCGTGCAGAGCATGCTCCAGCCCTATCACATCCAGATGAATATTCAGCAACTTGAGTTCGGAACGTTGCTCGCGAACAACACCAACCACGACTTTCAGGCATCGGCCTTAGGGTGGTCGGGGCGCATTGATCCGGATAACAACGCTTATCAGTTCTGGCACACGGGCGGGGCGCAAAACGGCTCGAATTTTAGCGACCCGACAGCGGATAAGTTGCTCGACGAAGCTCGCGAGACATTGTCAATGACACAAAGAAAAGTCTACTACGATGAATTTGTTCAAGAATTACACCGTCAGGATCCGTATATTTTCCTTTACTTCCCAAATAACACGTACGCGTACACAAAGCAGTTGCATGGATTCCAATCGTATCCGGATGGTGTGTTCCGTCTGTACTCCATGTGGCTCTCGTGA
- a CDS encoding IS256 family transposase, translated as MASLNSFAVLEWIRKMQDVDQIDFLRELMQLVTQFLIDAEAAEKIGAERYERTESRVTQRNGYRSRAWDTRLGTVDLKIPKLRQGSFFPSILEPRRRAEQALASVIQEAYVKGVSTRKVDDLVRALGLDGISKSEVSRLCQLIDEEVRQFKERPLEREYPYVWLDATFPKVREGGRVQSMALVIAIGVTDTGEREVLGFDVGTSEDGAFWSDFLRSLKARGLRGVRLVVSDAHAGLRQAISEVLTGATWQRCKVHTIRNVLSQVPKREQSMVASIIRTIFTQPTQEAAREQLRRVVAELRGRFPKAMDILEAAEEDVLAFMALPIEHWRQICSTNPLERLNREMRRRMDVVGIFPNRASVVRLAGAILQEQHEEWLVSRRYFSLESMAKLKPNRPLLAAEAMLQK; from the coding sequence ATGGCTTCGCTCAATAGCTTCGCAGTTCTCGAATGGATTCGCAAGATGCAAGACGTGGATCAGATCGATTTTTTACGGGAATTGATGCAACTCGTGACGCAGTTCCTCATCGATGCGGAAGCCGCAGAGAAAATCGGTGCCGAGCGCTATGAGCGGACGGAGAGCCGTGTCACACAACGAAACGGCTATCGTTCAAGGGCCTGGGACACGCGCCTCGGGACGGTCGATTTGAAGATTCCAAAGCTCCGTCAGGGCAGCTTCTTCCCTTCCATTCTGGAGCCCAGGCGTCGAGCGGAACAAGCGCTGGCTTCTGTGATCCAGGAAGCGTACGTGAAGGGCGTGAGCACCCGCAAGGTCGATGACCTGGTGCGAGCGTTGGGCCTGGATGGCATTAGCAAAAGCGAGGTGTCTCGCCTCTGCCAGCTCATCGATGAAGAGGTTCGCCAGTTCAAGGAGCGGCCGCTCGAGCGTGAGTATCCGTACGTGTGGCTGGATGCCACGTTCCCGAAGGTGCGGGAGGGCGGCCGCGTGCAGAGCATGGCGCTGGTCATCGCCATTGGCGTCACGGACACCGGAGAGCGCGAAGTACTCGGATTCGATGTCGGAACGAGCGAGGACGGCGCGTTCTGGTCGGACTTTCTGCGCAGCCTGAAGGCGCGAGGTCTTCGGGGCGTGCGTCTGGTGGTGAGCGATGCGCACGCAGGCTTGCGCCAGGCCATTTCGGAAGTGCTGACGGGCGCGACGTGGCAACGCTGCAAAGTGCACACGATTCGGAACGTGTTGAGCCAAGTGCCGAAGAGGGAGCAGTCGATGGTGGCCTCGATCATCCGGACGATCTTCACCCAGCCCACGCAAGAAGCGGCCCGCGAGCAGCTTCGCCGAGTGGTCGCGGAACTCCGGGGGCGTTTCCCGAAGGCGATGGACATTTTGGAGGCAGCAGAGGAGGACGTGCTGGCGTTTATGGCGCTACCCATCGAGCACTGGCGGCAGATCTGCTCGACCAACCCGCTCGAGCGGCTCAATCGAGAGATGCGTCGGCGGATGGACGTCGTGGGGATTTTCCCGAATCGAGCATCGGTAGTGCGCCTCGCTGGAGCGATTTTGCAAGAGCAGCACGAAGAATGGCTGGTGTCGCGGCGATATTTCAGCCTGGAGTCGATGGCGAAACTCAAGCCCAACCGTCCGCTCCTCGCAGCCGAGGCGATGTTGCAAAAATAA
- a CDS encoding ABC transporter permease, translating into MTGHYHLIPGNPAEILLGQDATPQAIHALDAQMGLDKPLLMQYLTWLLNVLRGDLGTSLVDHEPVSQLILQRLPVTVELAFGTMIVAILIAFPLGVAAAVMRGRVADFVAMFTATVGISVPPFWLGILFLLLFTVKFHLVANSLYVPIWQDPLKNLECMLLPCVATGIREAAVLLRMLRSSLMDALGEDFVRTAWAKGLKGAAVTLRHALPNALVPVLTAGGLQIAGLLGGLVITEQVFSLPGFGQLLVQSVFSRDYTTVQGTALVAALIVIIVNLLIDLTYSRIDLRIRTDGRMEA; encoded by the coding sequence TTGACGGGACACTACCACCTTATTCCAGGTAACCCGGCAGAAATTCTCCTTGGGCAGGACGCAACGCCGCAGGCAATCCATGCCTTGGATGCCCAGATGGGGCTCGACAAGCCCCTGTTGATGCAGTACCTGACATGGCTGTTGAACGTATTGCGAGGGGACCTTGGCACGTCGCTTGTCGACCACGAACCCGTGTCACAACTTATCCTGCAGCGTCTGCCCGTTACAGTAGAACTTGCGTTCGGCACGATGATCGTCGCGATTCTCATCGCGTTTCCTCTTGGAGTCGCGGCTGCTGTCATGAGGGGGCGTGTGGCTGATTTTGTCGCGATGTTTACCGCGACTGTTGGCATTTCAGTACCTCCTTTCTGGCTGGGAATTTTGTTTTTGCTGCTTTTCACCGTCAAGTTCCACTTGGTGGCGAACTCGCTCTATGTACCGATCTGGCAGGACCCGTTGAAAAACCTGGAATGCATGCTTCTTCCGTGCGTTGCGACCGGCATCAGGGAGGCTGCCGTACTCTTGCGCATGTTGCGCTCCAGCCTGATGGACGCACTTGGTGAGGACTTTGTGCGGACAGCTTGGGCAAAGGGCCTTAAGGGAGCTGCGGTCACCTTAAGGCATGCGCTCCCCAACGCATTGGTCCCGGTTCTTACCGCAGGCGGGCTGCAGATAGCCGGGCTGTTGGGTGGATTGGTCATCACGGAGCAAGTTTTCTCTTTGCCGGGATTTGGGCAACTTTTGGTGCAGAGTGTCTTTAGTCGAGATTACACTACCGTGCAGGGTACAGCACTGGTCGCTGCGCTCATTGTCATCATCGTAAACTTGCTTATCGATCTCACGTATAGCCGGATCGATCTGCGGATTCGCACGGACGGGAGGATGGAAGCATGA
- a CDS encoding ABC transporter permease — protein sequence MAPYIAPYGPNQVDYSAVLQGPSAHHWFGTDQLGRDQLSRILFGARTSMEVSVGALVVGAGLGVPVGLFAGYYRGFLDTWVIMRIIDAIQAFPFLILALVLAAMLGPGSRNAMIAIGIGLVPTFARTARAQMLQELGKDYIDAARVVGCTHARIIFRHILPNALTPIIVQATLAMASSIVAEASLEYLGLGVQPPTASWGSMLQSAQGYLQLAPWLVLFPGLALVFSVVSFNLLGDGVQRWLNRKIS from the coding sequence ATGGCTCCTTACATTGCACCGTATGGACCCAATCAAGTCGATTACAGTGCGGTGCTTCAAGGGCCATCGGCGCATCACTGGTTCGGAACGGATCAACTGGGCCGCGACCAATTGTCCCGGATTCTGTTTGGGGCACGCACTTCGATGGAAGTCAGTGTTGGGGCGCTTGTCGTGGGTGCAGGACTTGGGGTGCCCGTCGGTCTCTTTGCGGGATACTACCGAGGATTCCTTGACACCTGGGTCATCATGCGAATCATCGACGCAATCCAGGCTTTCCCCTTCCTCATCCTTGCGCTTGTGCTCGCTGCGATGCTCGGCCCAGGATCTCGAAATGCCATGATCGCGATCGGAATCGGCCTTGTGCCTACGTTTGCTCGAACCGCGCGAGCACAAATGCTTCAGGAACTAGGGAAGGATTACATTGATGCGGCTAGGGTGGTGGGATGCACTCACGCGCGCATCATTTTTCGCCACATTCTGCCGAACGCCCTAACCCCCATCATCGTGCAGGCTACGCTCGCGATGGCCTCGAGCATTGTAGCTGAGGCAAGCCTGGAGTACTTGGGGCTAGGGGTTCAGCCTCCCACAGCGAGCTGGGGTTCGATGTTACAGTCTGCCCAAGGCTATCTGCAACTGGCCCCTTGGCTCGTATTATTTCCAGGACTAGCGCTTGTGTTCAGTGTCGTCTCCTTCAATCTCCTCGGTGATGGCGTCCAGCGTTGGCTCAACCGCAAGATCTCTTAA